The segment AGTTATAATAGTCTTATAATTGTAACGACATATTTGTAAAATCCCTCGTAACCTCCCTTTTCCAAAGGGAGGGATAATTCCACTCTTTGGCAAAGAGGGGCAAGGGGAGATTTTTTAATCTATGTCAATTCAATTATGAGACCCTTAATAACACAGACATTCTGAAAATATTGAGGTTACATAAATGCCAAAACATTTGTCTTCTTTTCTGAAATTAGGAATAGTCGGCCTCTGGATTGTCCTGCTGTCTGTTCTATTCTACCGCCACTATATATCAGGCACCACACTCTCACCCATTCAGAAGGTCTCAGGCAAAGAGTTTAAGACCAAAGAGGAATGGTTCGGTGTTTATTTAAAAGGTGAAAAACTTGGACATGTAAAAACATCTCTGGAAAAGATAGGGGAAGAATACAGGTTTATCAATATTAGCGAAACAACTGTAAAGGACAAAGATAAGGTTATTCATACGAGGACAGAGCTAAGGTGCCTCACAGACCTCGATTACAGGATTAAGTCTTTTGATTTCGATTCTGAATCAGAGGGGAATCGATTAAAGGCCCATGGTGAGATGAAGGGAGACCTGCTTGTGATGTTCACAGAGGTAAATGGCCAACGGCGGGCTGTGAATAAGACCCTGGACAAACAGCCTTATTTTCCACTCACAGTCAAGGCAGCGCTTTTTGAGCAGGGAATGGAAAAGGGCAAGAGATTTAAGATTCCTATCCTCGATATCATGTCATTCAATGTAATTGATGAGACTATCGAGGTTGAGGAGCTTATTCCTGTAAAGGTAGGGATTAGAGTTAATACTGCATATCTCTTGAGGGTGGGAAAGAATCACATCTGGCTGAGCGATGGCGGCCTTACTCTAAAAGAGGAATATCAATCAGGATTACTCTTAATCTCAGAGCCTGAAGATGTGGCAAAAACAAAGGAGGCCAGGGTTTTTGATTTTCTTTCACTGCCTGTGATAGAGACAAATAAGCAATTGCCAAACCATGAAAAGCTCTCTTACGCTAAGTTCCGCATCTCTGGTATAAATCTCTCCGAATTCAATGCCCTGAATGGTGGAAGGCAGGCATTAAAAGGAGATGTCCTTGAAATCCGCAGAGAAAATGAAGAAGAGTTTAAAAAACAGACATACGACCTTCCCTATAAAGGCACAGACCTTGAAGCATACCTTCAGCCTACACCCTTTGTGCAGAGCGATCACCGCACAATCATTTATAACTCTAAGAAATTCGTTATCATAGAAAAAAATAGCGCCTTCAGGCTCGCACGCTACCTGACATCGAATTTATACCTCACTATCCGTAAACATCTCTTTGCCAGGATACCAACTGCCATGGATGTCTTTAAATCACGTGCTGGGGACAGCAATGAACATACCGTGTTGTTTACAGCCTTTGCGCGTGCAGGAGGGCTTCCCACAAGGATGGTGGCTGGTCTTGTTTACATGCAGGGCAGGTTTTATTATCATACATGGCCCGAGGTCTGGCTGGGTGAGTGGATAGCAGTAGACCCTACCCTTGCACAGTTTCCGGCAGATGCCACGCACATCAGGCTTATGGAAGGGGATATGGATA is part of the Nitrospirota bacterium genome and harbors:
- a CDS encoding transglutaminase domain-containing protein, encoding MPKHLSSFLKLGIVGLWIVLLSVLFYRHYISGTTLSPIQKVSGKEFKTKEEWFGVYLKGEKLGHVKTSLEKIGEEYRFINISETTVKDKDKVIHTRTELRCLTDLDYRIKSFDFDSESEGNRLKAHGEMKGDLLVMFTEVNGQRRAVNKTLDKQPYFPLTVKAALFEQGMEKGKRFKIPILDIMSFNVIDETIEVEELIPVKVGIRVNTAYLLRVGKNHIWLSDGGLTLKEEYQSGLLLISEPEDVAKTKEARVFDFLSLPVIETNKQLPNHEKLSYAKFRISGINLSEFNALNGGRQALKGDVLEIRRENEEEFKKQTYDLPYKGTDLEAYLQPTPFVQSDHRTIIYNSKKFVIIEKNSAFRLARYLTSNLYLTIRKHLFARIPTAMDVFKSRAGDSNEHTVLFTAFARAGGLPTRMVAGLVYMQGRFYYHTWPEVWLGEWIAVDPTLAQFPADATHIRLMEGDMDKLTSLGRLVTQMKIDIIEAK